The genome window CATGGCGCTGAGCTCCGTGCCGTGCGCACCGTGCCGGGTGGCTGCCATGCGTGCCGCGAGGTGCCGGGCGCCGTACAGAGAATCGGTGGCACTCCATTCCTCAAAGGCCTCTTCTCCATCcaggaacagcagctgcagtgtcaCCTCTGCATCCTGAGAGGGTGGACATCAATGGCTGCGGGTGGGGAGGGGGTCCCACTGTGGGGGTCAGGAGGGACCCAGGTGACATATGGGGGTATCAGGAGGGTGCTGGTGTCCCACGGTGGGGCCCAGTTGCCCCTGGGGAGGTCAGGAGGGACCCAGGTGTTTTGGGTGTCCCatggtggggggggagggagggggtcCAGGTGTCCCTGGGGGAGTCAAGAGAGTTCCAGGTGTCCCATGGGAGACCCAGGTGTTTCATGGGGGGGCCAGGAGGGACCCAGGTGGCATAGGGGGGGGGATCAGGAGGGTTCTGGGTATCTCAAGGTGGGGTCCAGTGTCCCTGGGAGGGTCAGAAGGGACCCAAGTGACATATGGGGGGGGTCCAGGTGTCCCTGGGGTTGCCAGGAGAGACCCAGGTGTCCAATGAGGGGTCCTGGATGTCCCATGAGGTGGTCCCAGTGTCCAAGGGGGGGTTAGGAGGGACGTACTGGGGGTCCCAGATGACCCATGGGGTGGTTCAGGTGTCCCCGGAGGGGTCAGCAGTGACTCAGGTGACCCATAGGGAAGTCTAGGTGTCCATGGGGGGGATCAGGAGGGACTCAATTGGGGGTCCCAGATGATCCATGGGGGGGGGGTCCAGGTGTCCCTGCGGGGGTCAGGACAGACCCAGGCTGTCCTATGAGGGGTCCTGGATGTCTCATGGGGGAGTCCAGGTGTCCATGGGGGGGATCAGGAGGGACTCAATTGGGGGTCCAAGATGACccatggagggggggggggacaccAGACATCCACGGAGGGGGTCAGGAGGGACCCAGGAATCCCATCACAGAGCGTCCCATGAAGTGACCCATCTGTCCCAAGTtaggggggggggagaaggggggggggtcCCAGCACCCACCCACCCCCTCCTTGGCGTTCCGTAAGGGCCCATCCAGGGCAGCTGCCACCTCCATCAGCATGGCGCACGGCACGGCTGAGTCGGTGGCCCCAATGAAGGCAGCAGGTCCGGGTGATGGCAACACTTTGGTGTCGTAGTGACACACCAGTGCCAGGCGGCGAGGGGCCGAGGGGGACAGCGTGGCCACCAGGTTGGAGAAGGTCACCGTCCCACGAGGGGTGGGGGATGAAAAGGTGTCCAGGTTCAGCTGCCACCCGGCCCTCAGTGCTGATAGGTGGTCGGTGATGTGCTGTGGGTGACACGGGGACAGTGGGGTGACATGGGGGCGATGGGGTGATGTGGGGATGGGTGAcatgggggcagtggggtgacAAAAGGAAAGGGGTGACATGGGGATGAGGGACGTGGGGACAGGGGTGACGTGGGGTGGGTGACGTGGGGATGGGTGacatggggacaatggggtgACATGGGGATGGGTGACAAGGGGATGGGGGTGACAAAAGGAAAGGGGTGACATGGAGATGATTGATATGGGGACAGGGGTGACATGGGGTGGGTGACAAGGGGATGGGGGTGACATGGAAATGGGTGAcatgggggcagtggggtgacAAAAGGAAAGGGGTGACATGGAGATGAGTGATATGGGGACAGGGGTGACATGGGGTGGGTGACAAGGGGATGGGGGTGACATGGAAATGGGTGACATGGGGGCAGTGTGGGTGACAAAAGGAAAGGGGTGACATGGGGATGAGGGATGCGGGGACAGGGGTGACATGGGGTGGGTGATAAGGGGATGGGGGTGACATGGAAATGGGTGacatggggacaatggggtgacatggggatgggtgacatggggacaatggggtgACATGGAAAtgggtgacatggggacaggggtGACATGGGGTGGGTGATAAGGGGATgggggtgacatggggacaggggtgacatggggacaatgggggtGACAAGGGGAtgggtgacatggggacagtggggtGACAAAAGGAAAGGGGTGACATGGGGATGAGTGATATGGGGACAGGGGTGACATGGGGATGGGTGAcatgggggcagtggggtgacAAAAGGAAAGGGGGTGACATGGGGATGAGGGATGCGGGGACAGGGGTGACATGGGGTGGGTGATAAGGGGATgggggtgacatggggacaggggtgacatggggacaatggggtgacatggggatgggtgacatggggacagtggggtGACAAAAGGAAAGGGGTGACATGGGGATGAGGGACGTGGGGACAGGGGGTGACATGGGGTGGGTGACATGGGAACAGTAGGGTGACATGCGGACGGGTGGCACGGGGGCAGTGGTGACAGATTGAACGGAGGGTGACACAGGGACAGGGTGACGTGGAGGTGGGTGACGCAGAGGGGCAGGGAGTGACACAGGAACGGGTGACAGAGGTGGATGGGTGACATCAGAGGGGATACGGAGACATCAGGGggtggcacagggatggggtgacacagggatggggtggcacagggatggggtggcacagggatggggtgaCATAGGGATGGggtggcacagggatggggtgaCATAGGGATGGggtggcacagggatggggtgaCACAGGGATGGGGTGACATAGGGATGGggtggcacagggatggggtgaCATAGGGATGGggtggcacagggatggggtggcATAGGGATGGGGTGACACAGGGATGGggtggcacagggatggggtggcacagggatggggtgaCATAGGGATGGGGGTGGCAAAGGGATGGggtggcacagggatggggtgaCACAGGGATGGGGTGACATAGGGATGGggtggcacagggatggggtgacacagggatggggtggcacagggatggggtggcacagggatggggtgaCATAGGGATGGggtggcacagggatggggtgaCACAGGGATGGGGTGACACAGGGATGGGGTGACATAGGGATGGGggtggcacagggatggggtgaCATAGGGATGGGGTGACACAGGGATGGGGTGACATAGGGATGGGGTGACACAGGGATGGGGTGACACAGGGATGGggtggcacagggatggggtgaCACAGGGATGGGGTGACATAGGGATGGGGTGACACAGGGATGGGGTGACATAGGGATGGGGTGACACAGGGATGGGGTGACATAGGGATGGggtggcacagggatggggtggcacagggatggggtgaCACAGGGATGGGGTGGCACAGACACAGCGGTGTCACAGCGTTGGGGACATGGAGGTGACAcgtggggggggggtggagggggggggtggggggggggggacatggggacccaCCTGGCGCACAGCGTGGCTCCCAGCGCTGCCTGGTGGCCGTTCCCGCAGGAGGGGACGCAGGAAGGCATCCCGAAAGCGGAGGGGGGAAAACCCCCCCAGGAGGGTCCGGAGATGCTTTTCGGATGAGGGGAGGGAGCGAAGCCGGGGGGGCTGCTGTAaggtttttggggggggggaggggaggggaggagatgATCAATGtttggagggaggggggggggagttCAGGGGGTCCTCCTATGGGGTTGGGGGTCCTTTGAGGtgggggaggatggggggggggggtctgtgAGCTCCAGGAGAGGGCTGTGATGTTCTGGGGGATTCTAGGGAGGAGGTATAAGGGGTCTGGGGGCTGTGggtgggggtctgggggggggggtctgtgAGGCTTCAGGAGGGGGGTCGTGGTGCCCTGGGGgattctggggggggggggggggggggaggagttATAAGGGGTCTGGGGTCCCTGGGTGGGTTGATCTGGCAGGGTCTGGGagctctggggggggggggtttacAGTGTTCCGGGGGGGGATTTATAAAGAGTCTGGGGTCCCTGGGGGTCAGTCTGGGATTCTTATAAGTGATCTGAGGGTTCTGGAGGCTCCACGGGGGGTTGGGGTACtcaagggggggggggggggggggggagggctggGGTTATTATAATGGGTCTGGGGTCGACCTGGGGGTTCTGGAGGGGGAAAGTCTgagagctggaggagaagggTTGGGGTGCCCGGGGTGGATAGAAAGTTCGGGGCTTCAGGAAGTGCTCCGAGGACCCCCAAGGGTTTTGGGGTGCTCTGAGGGGGGGTCTGGAGGTGTTCTAAGGGGTCCGGGATCCTTGGAAGGGGGTCTGTGGGACCTTGGGGGTCTTGAGGTATCCTGGGGGCATCCATGGGATTGGGAGAGCCATGGGGGGCGGGGGTGGAGTCTGGGGACCCCCCTGTGGGGTTGAGGGGGAATGGGGGGCGCTGGGGGAACCAAGAGGGGCTGAGGTGCCTTCTGGGGGGGGTCTGAGGTCCctgtgccccccaccccccacccatCCATCCGTTCTAGGACCTTCCCCCCATTTCCTCTCACCGCTTCTCCTCCTTTGCCGCTGCTTCGCTCCGCCCCGGGCCACGCCGCGTATAGAATGGCAACGGCCGCCGCCACGGCCACGAAAGGTAGAAACGGCCGTGGGCACCGCCGAGAACGGGAGGGGAACCCCAGAACCGATGCCGGGACCCCCACCGGCACCGCGCCCGGAACGGGACCCGAACCCGCGGTCCAGCGGGAACGGCGAGACCCCCCGGAGCCCTTCCGCATGGCGCGGGGGGCGGGGCCCGAAAGGGGCGGGATTTGCGGAGTGGGCGGAGTTACGGCTGACGAGATATACGCTGATTGGACGAGGGGCGTGGCTTGATGAGGGAAGAGGCGCGCATGCGTAGAGGTGCGGGGAGCGGGCAGCCGTGAGCGCATGCGCACAGGGGATGTCACCGTACTGAGGCGTCACCCAACGGGTTGTCATCGTTGTCACCCCTGCGGGATGTCACCCCTACAGGACGGCACCCTGTTGAGATGCTTACCCCCATGGGATGTCACCTCTGTAGGATGTCACCCTTACGGGACGCCACTCTTATGGGATGCCACTCTTATGGGATGTCACCCTTATGGGATGTCACCCTTATGGGATGTCACCCCCATGGGATGGATGTCACCTCTGCAGGACGTTGCCCTTATGGGATGTCGCCCTTATGGGATGTCACCCCTGTGAAATGTCACCCCCAAGCGCGTTACCACCCAGAGCACCGATGTCACCCAGGATGTGGGTTCATTCCAGGTGGGATGTCACCTTGGAGCAGGATGTCACCCCAGTAGAAGACGTCGCTCCGGGTCAAAACGTCGATGTGGATGGGGACGTCACCCCAGTAGGATGTCCCAGATGGGGACACTGTCCCTGGCAGGACTCTGTTGTACTCTATGGGGCTGTCACCCCGGTGCCACCACTCTCCGTGGGGACATCACTCCAGAAGGCCTCACTGTTCTCCTCCATAGAGCTGTCACCCTCTT of Lagopus muta isolate bLagMut1 chromosome 37 unlocalized genomic scaffold, bLagMut1 primary SUPER_37_unloc_1, whole genome shotgun sequence contains these proteins:
- the LOC125687526 gene encoding glutaminyl-peptide cyclotransferase-like protein isoform X1; its protein translation is MRSRLPAPRTSTHARLFPHQATPLVQSAYISSAVTPPTPQIPPLSGPAPRAMRKGSGGSRRSRWTAGSGPVPGAVPVGVPASVLGFPSRSRRCPRPFLPFVAVAAAVAILYAAWPGAERSSGKGGEAPPRLRSLPSSEKHLRTLLGGFSPLRFRDAFLRPLLRERPPGSAGSHAVRQHITDHLSALRAGWQLNLDTFSSPTPRGTVTFSNLVATLSPSAPRRLALVCHYDTKVLPSPGPAAFIGATDSAVPCAMLMEVAAALDGPLRNAKEGDAEVTLQLLFLDGEEAFEEWSATDSLYGARHLAARMAATRHGAHGTELSAMVSIPSTAGGVTMGWWHRGDMEVAQLGWSRGAQRWWHHGDMVMTQPGWSHGAQRWWHRGDMVVAQPGWSHDA
- the LOC125687526 gene encoding glutaminyl-peptide cyclotransferase-like protein isoform X3; this translates as MRSRLPAPRTSTHARLFPHQATPLVQSAYISSAVTPPTPQIPPLSGPAPRAMRKGSGGSRRSRWTAGSGPVPGAVPVGVPASVLGFPSRSRRCPRPFLPFVAVAAAVAILYAAWPGAERSSGKGGEAQPPRLRSLPSSEKHLRTLLGGFSPLRFRDAFLRPLLRERPPGSAGSHAVRQHITDHLSALRAGWQLNLDTFSSPTPRGTVTFSNLVATLSPSAPRRLALVCHYDTKVLPSPGPAAFIGATDSAVPCAMLMEVAAALDGPLRNAKEGDAEVTLQLLFLDGEEAFEEWSATDSLYGARHLAARMAATRHGAHGTELSAMSLLVLLDLLGAQNPAIHSHFPQTHHWFLRLVAIEKRLRRLGLLHASPHDQPFFRLSPAPGPVEDDHVPFLQRGVPVLHLIPLPFPWVWHTAEDNEGNLHPPTMEDLCKILTAFVAEFLQL
- the LOC125687526 gene encoding glutaminyl-peptide cyclotransferase-like protein isoform X2, with product MRSRLPAPRTSTHARLFPHQATPLVQSAYISSAVTPPTPQIPPLSGPAPRAMRKGSGGSRRSRWTAGSGPVPGAVPVGVPASVLGFPSRSRRCPRPFLPFVAVAAAVAILYAAWPGAERSSGKGGEAQPPRLRSLPSSEKHLRTLLGGFSPLRFRDAFLRPLLRERPPGSAGSHAVRQHITDHLSALRAGWQLNLDTFSSPTPRGTVTFSNLVATLSPSAPRRLALVCHYDTKVLPSPGPAAFIGATDSAVPCAMLMEDAEVTLQLLFLDGEEAFEEWSATDSLYGARHLAARMAATRHGAHGTELSAMVSIPSTAGGVTMGWWHRGDMEVAQLGWSRGAQRWWHHGDMVMTQPGWSHGAQRWWHRGDMVVAQPGWSHDA